In Altererythrobacter rubellus, the following are encoded in one genomic region:
- a CDS encoding transposase — protein sequence MDTAPLGSGALKSLAPAAIEPHLPKNQPGARRVDDQRVISGIIHMLKCGGRWADCPSEYGPSKTVYNGWNRWSRRGIWTGILVALTEEGWLAETGQIDSSYVEAPRFAGGAKGGRGPMPLGARRGPNDRKRPVQYDERRYKDRWRVETMFCRLKDFRRVATRYDKLARNFLSAVSLAAAVAFWL from the coding sequence ATTGATACGGCACCGCTAGGCTCAGGAGCCCTTAAATCGCTTGCGCCGGCTGCGATCGAGCCGCACTTGCCGAAGAACCAGCCTGGAGCGCGACGGGTTGATGACCAGCGGGTGATCTCTGGCATCATTCACATGCTCAAGTGCGGTGGCCGCTGGGCCGATTGCCCCTCGGAATACGGTCCTTCGAAGACGGTCTATAATGGCTGGAACCGTTGGAGCCGACGGGGCATCTGGACTGGTATCCTTGTGGCTCTGACCGAGGAAGGCTGGCTTGCCGAAACCGGGCAGATCGACAGCAGCTACGTCGAGGCCCCCCGTTTTGCCGGTGGCGCGAAAGGTGGGCGCGGGCCAATGCCATTAGGAGCTCGCCGGGGGCCGAACGACCGCAAGCGCCCGGTTCAGTATGACGAACGCCGCTACAAGGACCGCTGGCGCGTGGAGACCATGTTCTGCCGCCTCAAGGACTTCCGCCGTGTCGCAACACGATACGACAAACTCGCCAGAAACTT
- a CDS encoding glycosyltransferase family 4 protein produces MRVLIIDGVGLFGGASRSLFESMRGFREPVERLFFVQKGTANAYYRPYGRDMIAVRGITRFDNSRASHYRGVRWLVLGRELAYLPSTILGLLKAKLRWRSVDLIHVNEVTEIFPGLLAKFLFRAPMIVHVRSLIWNDRSKLRVRILDRLLHRYADAVVAIDEDNRVRFDPALNVEVIHNSLDYKNMPPGSDVPTDALAQIPAKAFVVGFIGNLHAGKGVFELLEAADLVRKAGANIHFLIVGSSERSDRGLVWSVLNLLGLAQEQQSAFVAKLEEKNLTSCFHFAGHTANIAPWIEAMDVVAFPSHFDACGRPVFEAAFFGRPSIVALSSPKDDTLQDGVTGIAIERPDPRLLADAILTMAADPERTRKLGEAARKLAHANFTPEVNSQKLLDLYKRVAAGQTQPDREPSDRSSL; encoded by the coding sequence TTGCGTGTTCTAATCATAGATGGTGTCGGTCTGTTCGGCGGTGCCTCGCGAAGCTTGTTCGAATCGATGCGCGGCTTTCGCGAGCCGGTTGAGCGCCTCTTCTTCGTTCAGAAGGGGACTGCGAACGCCTATTACCGTCCCTATGGCCGTGACATGATCGCGGTGCGCGGCATCACCCGTTTCGACAATTCGCGCGCGTCGCACTATCGCGGTGTGCGATGGCTCGTTCTCGGACGAGAGCTCGCATATCTGCCCTCGACGATCCTAGGCCTTCTGAAGGCGAAGCTCCGCTGGCGATCGGTCGACCTAATCCACGTCAATGAAGTGACGGAGATTTTTCCGGGCCTACTAGCGAAATTCTTATTTCGCGCGCCGATGATCGTCCATGTCCGCTCGCTCATCTGGAACGACCGATCGAAGCTGCGGGTCAGGATTCTCGACCGGCTGCTGCACCGCTATGCCGATGCGGTCGTTGCGATCGACGAGGACAATCGCGTCCGGTTCGATCCGGCGTTGAATGTTGAGGTCATTCACAACAGTCTCGATTACAAGAATATGCCGCCGGGCAGCGACGTTCCTACCGATGCACTTGCGCAAATTCCTGCTAAGGCTTTCGTCGTCGGCTTCATTGGCAATCTGCACGCGGGCAAGGGCGTGTTCGAGCTGCTCGAAGCAGCCGATCTTGTCCGCAAGGCGGGGGCGAATATCCATTTCTTGATCGTCGGCAGCTCAGAACGTTCGGACAGGGGGCTGGTTTGGTCGGTGTTGAACCTGCTTGGGCTAGCTCAGGAGCAGCAATCGGCCTTCGTCGCGAAGCTCGAGGAAAAGAATTTGACCTCCTGTTTCCATTTCGCCGGCCACACCGCCAATATCGCCCCTTGGATCGAGGCAATGGATGTCGTGGCCTTTCCGTCGCATTTCGATGCGTGCGGGCGCCCAGTGTTTGAGGCAGCCTTCTTCGGCCGGCCCAGCATCGTCGCGCTATCTTCGCCGAAGGACGATACGCTGCAAGACGGGGTCACGGGGATTGCGATCGAACGCCCCGATCCGCGGCTACTTGCCGATGCCATCCTCACGATGGCGGCAGATCCCGAGCGGACCCGTAAGCTGGGTGAGGCGGCGCGCAAACTTGCCCATGCAAACTTCACGCCGGAGGTCAATTCGCAGAAACTGCTCGATCTCTACAAGCGCGTCGCCGCCGGGCAAACCCAGCCAGATCGCGAACCATCCGATCGTTCGTCATTGTGA
- a CDS encoding N-acetyl sugar amidotransferase produces the protein MPLIPYQICQNCIMDTSDSLIAFDERGWCDYCNNYHENIVPYWHTDERGEREVMAQIDKIKADGRGRDFDCLIGLSGGIDSSYLTYIAKEKFGLRPLLYHVDAGWNSQEAVNNIEKLVDGLELDLYTEVVNWPEMRDLQLAFFKAGVPHLDTPQDHAFFAGLYNFAAKNKVKYILTGANYSTECVREPLEWHYHASDLRQLHDIHRRFGTRPLKSFPLAGILKFKVFYRFAKGVRVIKPLNYIPYYKEAAMQELVQRFGWQRYPHKHYESRFTRFYEGFWLRKKFGYDKRRAHFSSLILTGQLSRAEALERIAQDPYSPEQVKQDFEYIAAKLGITEAELQAMFDAPNKTYRDYANMMPVMDLGAKVFRVLGLQRAVMR, from the coding sequence GTGCCTTTAATACCTTACCAAATTTGCCAGAATTGTATAATGGACACGAGTGACTCCCTGATCGCGTTCGACGAGCGGGGGTGGTGCGATTATTGCAATAATTATCACGAAAACATAGTGCCTTACTGGCATACCGACGAACGCGGCGAACGCGAGGTCATGGCCCAAATCGACAAGATCAAGGCCGACGGCAGAGGGCGTGATTTCGATTGTCTGATCGGCCTGTCAGGCGGTATCGACAGTAGCTATCTGACCTACATCGCAAAGGAGAAGTTCGGCCTACGCCCTCTACTTTATCACGTCGACGCCGGCTGGAATTCCCAAGAGGCAGTCAATAATATCGAAAAGTTGGTCGATGGACTGGAGCTTGACCTTTACACTGAAGTCGTGAACTGGCCAGAAATGCGAGACCTGCAGCTTGCATTCTTTAAGGCAGGAGTGCCACACCTCGACACACCTCAGGATCATGCCTTCTTTGCTGGGCTATATAATTTTGCTGCAAAAAATAAGGTGAAGTATATCCTCACGGGGGCAAACTACTCGACAGAGTGCGTGCGTGAGCCGCTCGAATGGCATTATCACGCTTCCGATCTGAGGCAATTGCACGACATCCACCGCCGTTTTGGAACGCGTCCCTTGAAATCGTTCCCGCTAGCCGGGATCCTAAAATTTAAAGTCTTCTATCGGTTCGCAAAAGGCGTGCGGGTGATTAAGCCTCTCAACTACATTCCTTATTACAAGGAAGCGGCAATGCAGGAACTCGTGCAACGTTTTGGATGGCAGCGTTATCCGCACAAGCACTATGAGTCCCGCTTCACTCGATTCTACGAAGGGTTCTGGTTGCGGAAGAAATTCGGTTACGACAAGCGTCGCGCCCATTTTTCCAGCCTGATCCTGACCGGACAACTAAGTCGGGCAGAAGCGCTCGAGCGGATCGCTCAGGACCCTTATTCTCCTGAGCAGGTAAAGCAGGACTTCGAGTACATTGCGGCCAAGCTTGGCATAACCGAAGCTGAACTGCAGGCCATGTTCGATGCACCAAACAAAACCTATCGCGACTATGCGAACATGATGCCGGTGATGGACCTCGGCGCCAAGGTGTTCCGTGTTCTTGGTCTCCAGCGAGCGGTGATGCGTTGA
- the hisH gene encoding imidazole glycerol phosphate synthase subunit HisH gives MIHVVDYGLGNVGAFLTLYKRLEIPAIAATTSTELVGADHILLPGVGSFDHAMRSLNASGMRETLDRLVVEQKVPVLGVCVGMQILGDSSDEGRDAGLGWISGSIRDLAGRGAAHNGLPLPHMGWNDVQPQGNVPLLAGIPDPRFYFLHSFYFENRDAADATATVEYGAQFTCMVNRGNVWGVQFHPEKSHRYGMALLKNFAEL, from the coding sequence TTGATCCACGTCGTCGATTATGGGCTCGGGAATGTTGGCGCATTCCTCACGCTCTACAAAAGATTGGAGATACCCGCGATCGCGGCGACCACATCGACGGAGTTGGTAGGCGCTGATCACATCCTTTTACCGGGGGTAGGATCCTTCGATCATGCGATGCGGTCGTTGAATGCGTCTGGCATGCGTGAAACGCTAGATCGTCTCGTGGTCGAACAGAAGGTTCCAGTCTTGGGCGTTTGCGTGGGGATGCAGATTCTCGGTGATAGCAGCGATGAGGGGCGCGACGCCGGTCTTGGTTGGATTTCTGGAAGCATTCGGGATCTGGCCGGGCGAGGGGCGGCTCATAATGGACTCCCGCTCCCACATATGGGGTGGAACGATGTTCAACCTCAAGGGAATGTGCCATTGCTCGCGGGGATCCCCGACCCACGTTTCTATTTTCTGCACAGCTTCTACTTCGAAAATCGTGATGCGGCGGACGCAACCGCGACTGTGGAGTATGGTGCTCAGTTCACCTGTATGGTGAACCGAGGCAATGTATGGGGGGTGCAGTTCCATCCAGAAAAGAGCCACCGGTATGGAATGGCACTCCTGAAAAACTTCGCGGAGCTCTGA
- a CDS encoding AglZ/HisF2 family acetamidino modification protein, protein MLRPRIVPCLLVHEGGLVKTVRFNDPTYVGDPINAVRIFNEKEVDELVVLDIDATAKSVEPDFNLIGNLAAECRMPLCYGGGITSVAQAKRIISLGVEKVALSASAVANPALVSEISAEIGRQSTVVVLDVRKRTFGGRYDVYTHNGTIKTGLSALDFAKELEVRGAGEIVFNSIDRDGTTKGYDLDLARQLRAAVNVPISMVGGAGSLEDIEELICEVGVLGAIAGSLFVFKGKYRAVLINYPQPDLKEQLVLRSLKK, encoded by the coding sequence ATGCTTCGTCCGCGCATCGTACCCTGCTTGCTGGTTCACGAGGGAGGGCTTGTGAAAACCGTGCGCTTCAATGATCCCACCTACGTCGGTGATCCCATCAACGCAGTGCGGATATTTAACGAGAAAGAAGTCGATGAACTGGTCGTTCTTGATATTGATGCGACAGCAAAGAGCGTTGAACCCGACTTCAATCTGATCGGAAACCTCGCTGCAGAATGCCGGATGCCTCTTTGTTATGGTGGCGGCATCACATCTGTTGCTCAAGCCAAAAGAATTATCAGCTTAGGTGTCGAAAAAGTGGCGCTCAGCGCATCCGCTGTCGCAAATCCGGCGTTGGTATCTGAAATTTCTGCTGAGATCGGACGTCAATCGACGGTTGTGGTTCTTGACGTCCGCAAGCGGACGTTTGGAGGCCGATATGATGTTTATACGCACAATGGTACCATCAAGACCGGCTTATCGGCCTTGGATTTCGCTAAAGAATTGGAAGTGCGCGGCGCCGGCGAGATTGTTTTCAATTCGATCGATCGGGACGGAACGACCAAAGGATACGATCTGGATCTAGCGCGCCAGCTGCGCGCGGCGGTTAATGTGCCCATTAGCATGGTTGGCGGCGCGGGCAGCCTCGAAGACATTGAAGAATTAATTTGTGAAGTTGGCGTGCTCGGCGCTATTGCTGGCAGTCTCTTTGTTTTCAAAGGAAAGTACCGGGCGGTGCTTATCAACTACCCTCAGCCAGATCTAAAAGAACAATTGGTTCTTCGTTCACTTAAGAAGTAG